TCCCGCCGATATAGTAAAAAAAGAGATATTGCTTACACGAGCCGATGCCTACTTAGCTATTCATTTTCCTAAGACGGCGGAGGATATTAGGCGAGCGAAAGAACGCCTTGCCTTTGAAGAGTTGTTTCAGCTGCTACTGGCGAGTCAGCTCAATAAGCAAGAAAATGCCAAGCTGGTCGGCTGGCATATTCCATTTGATCAGAAAGTGGTTGGCGATTTTGTAAAACAATTGCCCTTTGCGCTGACGGATGCCCAGCGAAGAGCGGCATGGGAGATTATCCAAGATTTTGAGCTTAAGACGCCAATGAATCGACTACTTCAAGGCGACGTGGGCTCTGGTAAGACAGTTGTTGCAGGGCTAGCGGCTAGGCAAGCTGCGCATGCCGGTTTCCAATCTGCCCTTATGGCGCCAACGGAAATCCTTGCCTCTCAGCATGCCAATACGCTCGATGCATTACTTGGCTTCCACGGAGTAAAAGTGGGACTGCTTACGGGAAGTGTAAAGGGTGTCGCGCGCAAAACTCTGTATGAGCAAATTAAAACTGGTGAGGTTGATGTGGTTGTGGGGACCCATGCACTTATTCAGGAGGCGGTTCAATTTCATAAGTTGGGATTCGTGGCGATAGACGAACAACACCGATTTGGCGTCGCGCAGCGGCAAGAGCTGTTAAAAAAATCGAAACATCTTCCGCATCTCTTGGCCATGACAGCCACGCCAATTCCGCGTAGCTTGGCTCTTACCGTGTATGGTGAACTTGATGTGAGTATTCTTAATGAGCTGCCAAAAGGTCGTAAGCCGATCAAAACTAAAATCTGGTCTCCTAATTCCCGCGATCAACTCTACGAGCACATGGATGCGGAGCTCACCAAGGGTCGGCAAGGCTATGTCATTTGCAGCCTGATTGATGATAACCCGGATAATGACGCGAAAAGTGTTGAGGCAGAGTATAGGCGGCTCCATAAAGGCGTATTTACTCATCGGAAGATCGGCTTACTACACGGTAAGATGAAAGCGGAAGAGAAAGATACTGTAATGTCCGACTTTGCGTCTGGCAAGCTGGATATTCTTGTGAGTACCACGGTAGTCGAGGTAGGGGTAGACGTGCCGAATGCGACCGTTATGATGATTGAAAACGCAGACCGCTTTGGCTTAAGTCAGCTTCACCAACTTCGAGGTCGGGTAGGCCGGTCCGAGTATCAGAGCTACTGCTATCTTGTTATGAGTGACAGTAGCAAGCCGAGCCAGCGCCTGAAGGAGATCGAAAAGTCCAACGATGGCTTCTACTTGGCCGAGGTAGACATGAAGCTCCGCGGTCCGGGCGAAATATATGGTCGGGCTCAACATGGGGCGCTTAATCTTCAGATCGCAACACTATCCGATACGAAACTTATTGCTCGGGCGCAAGCCACGGCCAAGCAATTCGTTGCCTCACAGCAAGATCTGTTACAATATAAACAATTAGCCCGAGCGGTCGAGCACTATCAACGGCTAACAACTCTAAACTAACAATATGTATTCTGGAACAACTTTTCGTACCAAATCCGGCCGTGTTATCGGTGTCCATCAAAAGATTGACCGCATTGTTTACCGTCATTTAAAAGATCGCCTTCCGAAACGGCAGTTTTTCCCATCTCTTCACGACATCCTCCATTTCGAAGGAACCAACGGACCAGACGGCATAAAGCGCAAAAGCCCCGCCAAAGATGAGCCATGGCATTACATCGATCCCAAAGACCCCACAGATGTTGCGATCGTTGAAATGATTAATGATCATATCTATAACATGGCGGTGGCCCTGAAATCGAAAGACGAACAAAGGGCGGCTTTTGAGGCAGCTTGGATGGCGCATGCTATCGTTGACGGCCTCACTCCTGCCCATCACTATCCGCTTGATGAAAAGATCGAGGAACTATGGGGTAAGCCTAAAGAAGAGCGCCTGACCATCCTCGATAAAAATGTTATTCGCGGAAGCAGTCGCCGTGATACACTCTCAAAAAACTGGGAGTA
The sequence above is a segment of the Candidatus Saccharimonadales bacterium genome. Coding sequences within it:
- the recG gene encoding ATP-dependent DNA helicase RecG, producing the protein TIKARCEKVATRPVRRGLRITTATLVDETGKLQATWFNQPYRETQLKGGDEFFFSGEFEFNYNRYQLTNPSAEKVSDMPVQTDRLLPIYRSIKGLKTPLVRKIMAELRPLITMLPESLPADIVKKEILLTRADAYLAIHFPKTAEDIRRAKERLAFEELFQLLLASQLNKQENAKLVGWHIPFDQKVVGDFVKQLPFALTDAQRRAAWEIIQDFELKTPMNRLLQGDVGSGKTVVAGLAARQAAHAGFQSALMAPTEILASQHANTLDALLGFHGVKVGLLTGSVKGVARKTLYEQIKTGEVDVVVGTHALIQEAVQFHKLGFVAIDEQHRFGVAQRQELLKKSKHLPHLLAMTATPIPRSLALTVYGELDVSILNELPKGRKPIKTKIWSPNSRDQLYEHMDAELTKGRQGYVICSLIDDNPDNDAKSVEAEYRRLHKGVFTHRKIGLLHGKMKAEEKDTVMSDFASGKLDILVSTTVVEVGVDVPNATVMMIENADRFGLSQLHQLRGRVGRSEYQSYCYLVMSDSSKPSQRLKEIEKSNDGFYLAEVDMKLRGPGEIYGRAQHGALNLQIATLSDTKLIARAQATAKQFVASQQDLLQYKQLARAVEHYQRLTTLN